A section of the Chryseobacterium ginsenosidimutans genome encodes:
- a CDS encoding XRE family transcriptional regulator yields the protein MSIFADNIVFLRGKKNLTQQKLADELILTRSRYVSYEYEKAEPPIDVLIRISKYYNISIDLLVTVDIRKYPIDDILNLPNNRVVLPIVVDKDGNNYIEIVPQKVSMGYLKGFNDPGYIEKLMRILLPFLKNGKYRGFLADGDSMPPFADQSIIIGEYVEKLDDLKPDKDYVFVTKEGITYKTFLKRNKKSIMVAADNLFYEPYDIALGDIVEIWSYVMGILPKDYKPLMPDYANLKMMIGDLKTTILNLENKVSSF from the coding sequence ATGTCAATTTTTGCAGATAACATCGTGTTTTTAAGAGGTAAGAAAAATCTAACGCAGCAGAAGCTGGCGGATGAACTCATTCTTACCAGATCGAGATATGTTTCTTATGAGTATGAAAAGGCAGAACCGCCAATTGATGTGTTGATAAGGATCTCCAAATATTACAATATCAGCATTGATCTTTTAGTTACTGTTGACATTCGAAAATATCCAATTGATGATATTTTGAATCTGCCCAATAATCGGGTAGTCTTACCTATTGTTGTGGATAAGGATGGTAATAATTACATTGAGATCGTTCCACAAAAAGTTTCAATGGGTTATTTGAAAGGCTTCAATGATCCTGGCTATATTGAAAAACTTATGAGGATTCTTCTGCCATTTTTAAAAAATGGAAAATACAGAGGCTTTCTGGCAGACGGCGATTCAATGCCACCTTTTGCCGATCAATCTATAATTATCGGAGAATATGTTGAAAAACTGGATGACCTTAAACCTGATAAGGATTATGTTTTTGTGACTAAGGAAGGTATCACTTATAAGACATTTTTAAAGAGAAATAAAAAATCAATTATGGTAGCAGCTGATAATTTATTTTATGAACCTTATGACATTGCATTAGGGGATATAGTTGAAATATGGAGTTATGTAATGGGAATTTTACCTAAAGACTATAAACCTTTAATGCCGGATTATGCCAATTTAAAAATGATGATTGGGGATTTGAAGACCACGATTCTAAACCTGGAAAATAAGGTTTCTAGTTTTTAA